The following are encoded together in the Citrobacter arsenatis genome:
- a CDS encoding ABC transporter substrate-binding protein, with the protein MYTLNKNNVALACLISCLLATPVVASAEGQSEAKPVKLRYTLWDRNQLPGEQQLVNEFEKNNPGIKVEIELTPYDQYFIKLSSAVGGNVAPDIFWMNMPNFQQYVKNGMLEPLSNYLKDKSAPKLDDFVKSSVDAYQYQSQQYAIPRDIDAIAVWYNKKMFDQAGVSYPDKNWTWDDLKQKSAQLRKGLDKQSYPLAMEFSSGQDSYFNLLLQAGDKIVLPEGKTDVANDKAIAVYRDVQGMLNAGLIQPPGEMEASDVFQSNRVAMVYAGSWWALPFSQNELIKDHIGVVPMPKMAEQAGVSHSLAFAMSAKSQHKDAAWKFIEFMSSEHAQQTLATGKVVIPANQNVAKEWAEGFKGIDVSAYIDSLAFSHKYPTAGSNTAKWNSILNDGLKKVWTGNDPEKVMPGVAKRVEREMQK; encoded by the coding sequence ATGTATACCCTGAATAAAAATAATGTCGCATTGGCCTGCCTTATTTCCTGTTTACTGGCAACACCTGTCGTCGCAAGTGCTGAAGGCCAGTCGGAAGCAAAGCCTGTTAAATTACGCTACACGCTATGGGATCGAAATCAACTCCCTGGTGAACAACAGCTCGTTAATGAATTTGAAAAAAACAACCCTGGCATTAAAGTTGAAATTGAATTAACGCCTTATGACCAATATTTTATCAAGCTAAGTTCAGCAGTCGGTGGAAATGTAGCACCGGATATATTCTGGATGAACATGCCTAATTTTCAGCAATATGTTAAGAATGGCATGCTGGAACCACTGAGTAATTATCTGAAAGATAAATCAGCACCGAAACTGGATGATTTCGTAAAAAGTTCAGTCGATGCCTATCAATACCAGTCGCAGCAATATGCCATCCCAAGGGATATTGATGCAATTGCCGTCTGGTACAACAAAAAAATGTTCGATCAGGCTGGCGTAAGCTATCCCGATAAAAACTGGACGTGGGACGATTTAAAACAAAAATCAGCGCAGTTGCGCAAAGGGTTGGATAAACAGTCTTATCCGCTGGCAATGGAATTTAGCAGCGGACAGGACAGTTACTTTAACCTGCTATTACAGGCTGGCGATAAGATTGTCCTGCCTGAAGGCAAAACGGATGTTGCCAATGACAAAGCCATCGCCGTTTATCGCGATGTTCAAGGCATGCTGAATGCGGGGCTAATCCAACCGCCAGGCGAGATGGAAGCCTCAGATGTCTTCCAGTCAAACCGGGTGGCCATGGTCTACGCAGGCTCATGGTGGGCATTACCTTTCTCTCAAAACGAGCTGATTAAAGATCACATTGGCGTAGTACCAATGCCTAAAATGGCAGAGCAGGCCGGTGTATCTCATAGCCTGGCATTTGCCATGTCAGCAAAAAGTCAGCATAAAGATGCGGCGTGGAAGTTCATTGAGTTCATGAGCTCTGAGCATGCTCAGCAGACTCTGGCTACGGGAAAAGTCGTGATCCCCGCTAACCAAAATGTGGCCAAAGAGTGGGCTGAAGGCTTTAAGGGTATCGATGTTTCAGCCTATATCGATTCATTGGCTTTCTCACATAAATATCCAACCGCAGGCTCCAATACTGCCAAGTGGAATAGCATCCTGAATGATGGTTTGAAAAAAGTCTGGACGGGTAATGACCCGGAGAAAGTCATGCCTGGCGTTGCTAAACGCGTTGAACGAGAAATGCAGAAATAA
- a CDS encoding carbohydrate ABC transporter permease: protein MSYSDEAASPQLPAREVQKKSLTKLEKEERFWGWIMIMPLLAGLIVFYFTPFFQNVFYSFTDLGEFQIWTTISLDNYINLFSDDEFRSAIYNTLAYVFICVPIITVLSLLLAIGLNQAIRGQWLFRTLLFLPAVTMPAAIAMVWQWLMNRNFGLINQILAFFDLPAIGWLSDPDVVRLSASLVIIWSAIALKMIILLAGLQGIPKQIYEAMSLDGISKLRGFWSITLPLMIPTLFFVLVISFIETLQIFDVVYLLFGSSSMVDDQTMTIAYLFYKYAFIYHEKGYASAIAVVIFVITMVLTLLQIWIGKRLKAQ from the coding sequence ATGAGCTATTCAGATGAAGCCGCATCCCCGCAATTACCGGCCAGGGAAGTGCAAAAAAAATCCCTGACTAAGCTGGAAAAAGAAGAACGCTTCTGGGGATGGATAATGATTATGCCGCTACTGGCGGGATTAATTGTTTTTTACTTTACTCCGTTCTTCCAGAACGTTTTCTATAGTTTCACCGATCTTGGCGAGTTTCAGATCTGGACCACGATCAGCTTAGATAACTATATTAATTTATTCAGTGATGATGAGTTTCGTTCAGCAATATATAACACCCTGGCCTATGTTTTTATTTGCGTACCGATAATCACCGTTTTGTCATTACTACTCGCAATTGGCCTGAATCAGGCTATTCGCGGTCAGTGGTTGTTTCGCACGCTGTTATTTCTGCCCGCTGTCACTATGCCTGCAGCTATTGCGATGGTCTGGCAGTGGTTGATGAACCGAAACTTCGGCTTAATTAATCAGATCCTAGCTTTTTTCGATCTTCCAGCCATCGGTTGGTTATCCGATCCCGATGTCGTCCGCCTGAGCGCCTCGCTGGTGATCATCTGGTCGGCTATTGCACTCAAGATGATCATTCTGCTCGCAGGATTGCAGGGGATCCCCAAACAAATTTATGAAGCGATGTCGCTGGATGGCATCAGCAAACTGCGTGGATTCTGGTCTATTACCTTACCGTTAATGATACCAACGCTGTTTTTCGTACTGGTGATCTCCTTTATCGAAACGTTGCAAATTTTCGATGTGGTTTATCTGCTGTTTGGCAGTTCATCCATGGTGGACGATCAGACGATGACCATCGCCTATCTCTTCTATAAATACGCCTTTATTTACCATGAAAAAGGGTATGCCTCAGCGATCGCCGTGGTGATCTTCGTTATCACGATGGTCCTGACGCTGCTGCAGATATGGATTGGTAAACGGCTTAAAGCTCAGTGA
- a CDS encoding carbohydrate ABC transporter permease has product MFMTKREKWLIYGLMILATLVTVVPFIWMIITSFKTQAESIAFPPILLPANPGFQAYGKILHEMPFGSFYFNSIVSTLVIVILQTLIAAMAAYGFSRLRFKGRDVLFMLCISILMVPGQIFLIPQFLTIEKIGLLNSIPGLVLPGLFSIYSAFLLRQFFLSVPKELEEAAIMDGYNHLTIFFKIMLPLIKPGLIACVIINGLWSWNNLMWPLIVNTSMDKMTLPVGLASLSGRSGVEYPMLMAGALLAIIPMLLLYIFFQRYFIRGIAGAGIKG; this is encoded by the coding sequence ATGTTCATGACAAAACGTGAAAAATGGCTAATTTACGGCCTGATGATCCTCGCGACGCTGGTAACGGTGGTTCCCTTCATCTGGATGATCATCACCTCTTTTAAAACCCAGGCAGAAAGCATCGCCTTTCCGCCAATCCTGCTACCCGCCAACCCAGGGTTTCAGGCTTACGGTAAAATCTTGCATGAGATGCCTTTTGGCAGCTTTTACTTTAACTCGATCGTCTCCACGCTGGTCATCGTCATTTTGCAGACGCTGATTGCAGCAATGGCGGCGTACGGTTTCTCCCGGCTGCGTTTTAAAGGGCGTGATGTCCTGTTTATGCTGTGTATTTCGATTCTGATGGTACCTGGGCAAATCTTTTTGATCCCACAGTTTTTAACCATTGAAAAAATCGGTTTGCTGAACTCAATTCCTGGGTTGGTGTTACCGGGCCTATTTAGTATTTATAGCGCCTTTTTATTGCGTCAGTTTTTTCTGTCAGTACCTAAAGAACTGGAAGAGGCTGCCATTATGGATGGATATAACCATCTGACCATTTTCTTCAAAATTATGCTGCCATTAATTAAACCAGGGCTGATTGCCTGCGTCATTATTAACGGATTGTGGAGCTGGAATAACTTAATGTGGCCACTGATCGTCAACACATCCATGGATAAAATGACATTGCCGGTGGGGTTAGCCTCGCTGTCCGGACGCTCAGGCGTGGAATATCCGATGTTAATGGCAGGCGCATTGCTGGCTATTATCCCGATGTTGTTACTTTATATCTTCTTCCAGCGCTATTTTATTCGCGGCATCGCTGGTGCCGGAATTAAAGGATAA
- a CDS encoding ABC transporter ATP-binding protein: protein MSGIQLQAVSKVYPNGFQAIHNVDLQIHDGEFMVFVGPSGCAKSTLLRMIAGLEDITHGHIAIGEQCVNDLLPKERGVAMVFQNYALYPHMTIYKNMAFSLLGKMSKEEIDIRVREAAHKLEIETLLDKKPGQLSGGQCQRVAVGRAIVRKPDVFLFDEPLSNLDAKLRVSMRVRLTELHRQLRHEGVSATMVYVTHDQIEAMTMGDRICVLNGGRIMQVDTPGNIYHHPRNKFVAGFIGNPAMNILLLDIEPGARGLRLADNLILPLNTRLSNLLEQYPHSSVWFGIRSEAIQLASQHDASAFDAHITNVERMGNEDLLHFDIGEQHMILRINSSPDWNPLPGESIKVKFNLEAAFLFDKQHEENLA, encoded by the coding sequence ATGTCAGGTATTCAATTACAGGCAGTAAGCAAAGTCTATCCCAATGGTTTTCAGGCGATACATAACGTTGACCTTCAAATTCACGATGGTGAATTCATGGTATTTGTCGGACCATCAGGTTGCGCCAAATCAACGCTGCTGCGCATGATTGCCGGTCTGGAAGATATCACTCATGGCCATATCGCAATCGGAGAACAGTGCGTCAACGACCTGCTACCAAAGGAGCGAGGCGTTGCCATGGTCTTCCAGAATTATGCCCTCTATCCCCACATGACGATTTATAAAAATATGGCATTCAGCCTGTTAGGGAAAATGAGCAAAGAAGAGATTGATATCCGCGTGCGGGAAGCTGCACACAAGCTGGAAATCGAGACATTACTCGATAAAAAGCCCGGCCAGCTTTCGGGCGGTCAATGTCAACGCGTAGCCGTTGGCAGGGCCATCGTACGTAAGCCCGACGTTTTTTTGTTTGATGAGCCGCTGTCCAACCTGGATGCAAAACTACGTGTTTCAATGCGCGTGCGGCTGACAGAACTGCATCGACAACTGCGTCACGAAGGCGTGAGCGCAACCATGGTATACGTCACGCACGATCAGATTGAAGCGATGACGATGGGAGACAGGATTTGCGTTCTTAATGGCGGTCGTATTATGCAGGTGGATACCCCAGGGAATATTTACCATCATCCCAGGAATAAATTCGTTGCTGGTTTTATTGGTAATCCGGCAATGAATATCCTACTGCTTGATATTGAACCCGGCGCTCGTGGCCTGCGCCTGGCTGATAATTTAATCCTGCCATTGAATACACGCTTGAGTAACCTGCTGGAGCAATACCCGCATTCCAGCGTCTGGTTCGGCATCCGTTCAGAGGCCATTCAGTTAGCCTCGCAGCATGATGCCTCTGCGTTCGATGCGCACATTACCAACGTAGAAAGGATGGGCAACGAAGACCTTCTGCATTTTGATATTGGTGAGCAACATATGATCCTACGTATTAACTCCTCACCCGACTGGAACCCTCTTCCTGGCGAATCTATCAAAGTGAAATTTAATCTTGAAGCCGCCTTTTTGTTTGATAAACAACATGAAGAAAATTTGGCCTGA
- a CDS encoding Gfo/Idh/MocA family protein has product MCANKVTVLVVGAGARGEIYSRYALEHPDRMQVVGVAEPREAYRQQFVAQHKIAPNNVFCDWQEAAAQPKMADVVLICTQDNMHKDPAVAFANLGYHILLEKPLAPTTEDCRIIIDAVKRNNVLLAVAHVLRYTRYTQKLKSLLDDGVIGDIVSMQHLEPVGYWHQAHSFVRGNWRNEAESSFMLLQKSCHDLDWIRYIMSDNCQDVGSFGSLSHFVKENQPAGAADRCLDCQVEATCPWSACKIYLGENHKCTPHFRRVLTADPSEENVRQALRDGPYGRCVYRCDNDVVDHQVVNLRFAHQQTVTFTMTAFTKMEDRKTRLFGTRGYLEGDGEQIRVFDFLTDKETVHQIEEIAAGTQTQMGGHGGGDYYLMDRFIHAVMANDQNMILSGPDESLESHLMVFAAERARKENCLVTL; this is encoded by the coding sequence ATGTGTGCGAATAAAGTGACCGTATTAGTGGTAGGGGCTGGTGCGCGCGGAGAAATATATTCTCGCTATGCGCTTGAACATCCCGACAGAATGCAGGTGGTGGGTGTTGCCGAGCCCAGAGAGGCATACCGCCAGCAGTTTGTCGCACAGCATAAAATTGCCCCAAATAACGTATTTTGCGACTGGCAAGAGGCTGCGGCCCAACCCAAGATGGCCGACGTAGTACTTATTTGCACGCAGGATAATATGCACAAAGATCCAGCGGTAGCATTTGCCAATCTCGGCTATCACATTCTGCTGGAAAAACCGCTCGCCCCTACGACAGAAGATTGCCGGATCATTATTGATGCGGTCAAACGCAACAACGTGTTACTGGCCGTCGCCCACGTTCTACGCTACACACGCTATACGCAAAAGCTGAAATCACTGCTTGATGATGGCGTAATTGGCGATATTGTCAGCATGCAGCATCTCGAACCCGTAGGTTACTGGCATCAAGCCCACTCGTTTGTACGCGGTAACTGGCGCAATGAAGCAGAATCGTCGTTTATGCTGTTACAGAAATCCTGTCATGATTTGGACTGGATCCGTTACATCATGAGTGACAACTGTCAGGACGTGGGTTCATTTGGCAGCCTGAGCCACTTTGTGAAAGAGAATCAGCCTGCGGGCGCCGCCGACCGCTGCCTCGATTGTCAGGTTGAAGCAACCTGCCCCTGGTCTGCCTGCAAAATTTATTTGGGTGAAAACCACAAATGCACTCCGCACTTCCGTCGGGTGCTAACTGCAGATCCCAGCGAAGAGAATGTTCGCCAGGCACTGCGCGATGGGCCTTATGGTCGCTGTGTTTATCGTTGTGATAATGATGTGGTGGATCATCAGGTTGTTAACTTACGTTTTGCCCACCAGCAGACAGTGACCTTTACCATGACCGCGTTTACCAAAATGGAGGATAGAAAAACGCGTCTCTTTGGCACCAGAGGTTATCTGGAAGGTGATGGCGAGCAGATACGAGTATTTGATTTCCTGACGGACAAAGAAACAGTACATCAGATTGAGGAGATCGCCGCTGGAACACAAACCCAGATGGGGGGGCATGGTGGTGGCGATTACTACTTGATGGATCGCTTTATCCACGCGGTGATGGCCAACGATCAAAATATGATCCTTTCTGGCCCGGATGAATCACTGGAAAGTCACTTAATGGTCTTTGCCGCAGAGCGCGCTCGCAAGGAAAACTGTCTGGTTACGCTGTGA
- a CDS encoding ROK family protein, which produces MFYGVDIGGTKTEIVAFDKEMQVCWRKRVATPVQDYELFLSTFTSLIDTADWATGTQGKIGIGMPGLMDRHTGKLLSSNVPCLTGRQVMNDLAHRLNRSVELDNDCCCFALSEAHTQQARQFSRIFGAIIGTGMGGGLVIDGQLYRGRNRMASEFGHLPLPATFMRRYHLPELKCGCGLQGCLERYQSGPGLLWLHKHFSGEQLKMETLLEHYRHGNASAVTTIEAWIDMLGCTLAQLQLILDVDAFVLGGGVSNIEEMYTLLPQAMSRYLFPGLEPARVFPAIHGASSGVRGAALLLVEQGTLTH; this is translated from the coding sequence ATGTTTTACGGTGTTGATATTGGTGGAACCAAAACTGAAATTGTCGCTTTTGATAAGGAAATGCAGGTTTGCTGGCGCAAGCGAGTTGCCACGCCAGTTCAGGATTATGAACTCTTTCTTTCGACCTTTACTTCACTTATTGATACCGCCGACTGGGCAACAGGAACGCAAGGAAAAATTGGCATCGGCATGCCCGGTCTGATGGACAGACATACCGGAAAACTACTGTCATCTAACGTGCCTTGCCTGACCGGACGCCAGGTGATGAACGATCTTGCTCACCGCCTCAATCGTTCGGTTGAACTGGACAATGACTGCTGCTGCTTTGCGCTTTCGGAAGCCCATACCCAGCAGGCTCGCCAGTTCTCCAGAATTTTTGGTGCCATTATTGGCACCGGCATGGGCGGAGGATTAGTCATTGACGGTCAGCTGTATCGGGGTCGCAACCGAATGGCCAGTGAGTTTGGCCATTTACCGCTTCCGGCAACGTTTATGCGCCGTTACCACTTGCCGGAACTGAAGTGCGGCTGTGGCTTGCAAGGGTGCCTGGAACGCTATCAATCCGGCCCTGGTTTACTGTGGCTCCACAAACACTTCAGTGGTGAACAGCTCAAAATGGAGACCCTGCTGGAGCACTATCGTCATGGCAATGCCAGCGCAGTTACTACTATAGAAGCATGGATTGATATGTTGGGTTGCACGCTGGCGCAATTGCAGTTGATTCTGGATGTCGATGCTTTTGTTCTCGGCGGTGGGGTTTCCAACATTGAGGAAATGTATACGTTGCTACCGCAAGCCATGTCACGTTATTTGTTTCCGGGATTAGAGCCTGCCCGCGTATTCCCGGCCATTCATGGCGCGTCCAGCGGGGTTCGCGGTGCCGCATTACTGCTGGTTGAACAGGGTACGCTGACCCACTAA
- the agaR gene encoding transcriptional repressor AgaR, whose amino-acid sequence MLDNLRRREQIIDLLCDQGSVRVEPLSVHFGVSSVTIRNDLRYLEQKGCVMRSYGGAVLNQHFALDRPLQDKDRLNRDVKTRIAEKAASFVKDGDTLILDSGSTTTLIPPMLKNRRDLVVMTNALNIAWELANFERVDVMILGGNVRQSVYSLYGPSAEHQLRQYRFDKLFLGVDGFCLEAGITTPHPGEAHLNQVMCEVAQEVTVVADSSKFGRKSFCMISEISGIDRVITDSGIPENYHRALIQLGVDVVIADE is encoded by the coding sequence ATGCTGGATAACTTAAGACGTCGCGAGCAAATAATCGATCTGCTGTGCGATCAGGGTAGCGTTCGTGTCGAGCCACTGAGCGTCCATTTTGGTGTGTCATCGGTCACGATCCGCAACGACTTACGTTATCTGGAGCAAAAGGGGTGCGTCATGCGCTCCTACGGTGGGGCGGTTCTCAATCAGCACTTTGCCCTTGATCGGCCTTTGCAGGATAAGGACCGGCTGAATCGCGATGTGAAAACGCGTATTGCCGAAAAAGCGGCCAGCTTTGTGAAAGATGGTGACACGTTAATCCTCGATTCCGGTTCGACCACCACGCTCATTCCTCCCATGTTAAAGAATCGCCGTGACCTGGTGGTGATGACTAATGCGCTTAACATTGCCTGGGAACTGGCGAATTTTGAGCGCGTAGATGTCATGATTCTGGGTGGGAACGTCAGGCAAAGCGTCTATTCATTGTATGGCCCTTCAGCAGAACACCAGCTCAGACAATATCGGTTTGATAAGCTTTTTTTAGGCGTTGACGGATTCTGCCTGGAAGCGGGAATTACCACGCCGCATCCGGGAGAAGCGCATCTTAATCAGGTGATGTGTGAGGTTGCACAGGAGGTCACGGTAGTGGCTGACTCCAGCAAGTTTGGCCGCAAAAGTTTCTGCATGATTAGCGAAATCAGCGGTATTGACCGGGTTATTACCGACAGCGGGATCCCTGAAAATTATCACCGGGCCTTAATCCAACTGGGGGTGGATGTGGTGATTGCAGATGAATAA
- a CDS encoding DeoR family transcriptional regulator, giving the protein MSNTESSADKRVIGTSERREQIIQRLRQQGSVQVNDLSLFFGVSTVTIRNDLAFLEKQGIAVRAYGGALICESNAPVVEPSVEDKSSLNTAVKRSIAKAAAELIKPGHRVILDSGTTTYEIARLMRQHTNVIAMTNGMNVANALLEAEGVELLMTGGHLRRQSQSFYGDQAEQSLQNYHFDMLFLGVDAIDLERGVSTHNEDEARLNRRMCEVAERIIVVTDSSKFNRSSLHKIIDTQRIHTIIVDEGIPDESLQELRRSGVEVIIVE; this is encoded by the coding sequence ATGAGTAACACCGAGTCCTCTGCAGACAAGCGCGTTATCGGCACCAGCGAAAGACGTGAGCAGATCATCCAGCGGTTACGGCAGCAGGGAAGCGTTCAGGTTAACGATCTTTCCTTATTTTTTGGCGTCTCAACGGTCACTATTCGAAACGACCTCGCCTTTCTGGAAAAGCAGGGGATTGCGGTACGTGCCTATGGTGGAGCGCTGATTTGCGAAAGCAATGCGCCTGTTGTGGAGCCATCTGTTGAAGACAAAAGCTCACTCAATACGGCGGTAAAACGCAGTATTGCCAAAGCCGCCGCGGAGTTGATCAAACCGGGACACCGCGTGATCCTTGACTCCGGCACCACGACGTATGAAATTGCCCGCCTGATGCGCCAGCATACCAATGTCATTGCGATGACCAACGGTATGAATGTCGCCAATGCGCTACTGGAAGCCGAAGGGGTTGAGCTGCTGATGACCGGCGGCCATTTGCGTCGTCAGTCGCAATCTTTTTATGGCGATCAGGCAGAACAATCGCTACAAAATTATCACTTCGACATGCTATTTCTTGGCGTTGATGCTATCGATTTAGAGCGTGGTGTTAGCACGCACAACGAAGATGAAGCGCGTCTCAACCGCCGGATGTGTGAAGTGGCTGAGCGTATTATTGTTGTTACCGACTCGTCGAAGTTTAACCGCTCGAGCCTGCATAAGATCATTGATACCCAGCGGATCCATACCATCATTGTTGATGAAGGCATCCCTGACGAGAGCTTGCAGGAGCTACGCCGCAGCGGTGTTGAAGTGATCATTGTTGAGTAA
- the kbaZ gene encoding tagatose-bisphosphate aldolase subunit KbaZ, translating to MVEQHKRGKANGIYAVCSAHPIVLEAAIRYAHANHTPLLIEATSNQVDQFGGYTGMTPADFRSFVCGLADSLDFSQDMLILGGDHLGPNRWQNLPAEQAMANADDLIKSYVAAGFKKIHLDCSMSCANDPVPLTDEIVAERAARLAKVAEETCMAHFGKSDLVYVIGTEVPVPGGAHEALTELVVTTPDAARATLQAHYHAFEKRGLEGIWPRIIALVVQPGVEFDHTHIIDYQPQKAVALSKMVEDYDTLVFEAHSTDYQTPLSLRQLVIDHFAILKVGPALTFALREALFSLAAIEEELLPAKACSGLRHVLESVMLDRPEYWQSHYHGDGNARRLARGYSYSDRVRYYWPDSQIDEAFERLVRNLADEPIPLPLISQYLPLQYVKVREGDLSATPRELIINHIQDILQQYHCACLGAPDRNA from the coding sequence ATGGTCGAGCAGCATAAACGGGGGAAGGCAAACGGGATTTATGCCGTTTGTTCCGCGCATCCAATCGTACTGGAAGCCGCAATACGCTACGCCCATGCAAACCATACACCGCTGTTGATCGAAGCAACCTCTAATCAGGTTGACCAGTTTGGTGGCTATACGGGTATGACACCAGCCGATTTTCGCAGTTTTGTCTGCGGTTTAGCCGACTCGCTTGATTTTTCTCAGGATATGCTAATTCTCGGCGGAGACCATCTTGGACCAAACCGTTGGCAAAATTTGCCAGCGGAGCAGGCAATGGCCAACGCTGACGATCTGATCAAGAGCTATGTCGCCGCAGGCTTTAAAAAAATCCACCTCGATTGCAGCATGTCTTGTGCCAACGACCCGGTTCCACTGACGGATGAAATCGTCGCTGAGCGCGCCGCACGCCTGGCCAAAGTCGCCGAAGAAACCTGTATGGCACATTTTGGCAAGTCTGACCTGGTCTATGTGATTGGCACAGAAGTTCCGGTTCCTGGTGGCGCACACGAAGCGTTAACCGAACTGGTGGTTACAACACCAGATGCCGCACGCGCAACGCTGCAGGCGCACTATCACGCCTTTGAAAAGCGCGGGCTGGAGGGTATCTGGCCGCGAATTATCGCTCTGGTTGTGCAACCTGGCGTTGAATTCGATCATACACACATCATTGATTATCAACCTCAGAAAGCCGTAGCGCTCAGCAAAATGGTGGAAGACTACGACACGCTGGTTTTTGAAGCGCATTCTACCGATTACCAAACGCCACTGTCCTTGCGCCAACTGGTGATAGACCACTTCGCTATTCTGAAAGTGGGACCCGCGCTGACCTTCGCCCTACGCGAAGCGCTGTTCTCGTTAGCTGCCATTGAAGAAGAATTGCTACCTGCAAAAGCCTGTTCAGGCCTGCGACACGTGCTGGAAAGCGTGATGCTTGATAGACCAGAGTACTGGCAGAGCCACTATCACGGCGATGGCAACGCACGCCGTCTGGCCCGCGGATATAGCTACTCCGATCGGGTTCGTTACTACTGGCCAGACAGCCAGATTGATGAGGCATTCGAACGTCTGGTGCGTAACCTGGCCGACGAACCGATCCCATTACCGCTGATTAGCCAGTATCTACCCTTGCAGTACGTCAAAGTGCGCGAGGGAGATCTCAGCGCGACACCGCGAGAACTCATCATTAATCATATTCAGGACATACTGCAGCAATATCACTGCGCCTGCCTGGGTGCTCCAGATCGTAACGCATAA
- the agaV gene encoding PTS N-acetylgalactosamine transporter subunit IIB → MPNIVLSRIDERLIHGQVGVQWVGFAGANLVLVANDEVAEDPVQQNLMEMVLAEGIAVRFWSLQKVIDNIHRAADRQKILLVCKSPADFLRLVEGGVPVNRINVGNMHYANGKQQIAKTVSVDAADIAAFNGLKTAGVECFVQGVPTEPAQDLYKLL, encoded by the coding sequence ATGCCAAACATTGTATTAAGTCGCATTGATGAACGTCTGATTCACGGTCAGGTTGGTGTGCAATGGGTTGGGTTTGCGGGGGCAAACCTGGTGCTGGTCGCTAATGACGAGGTGGCTGAAGATCCAGTGCAGCAAAATCTGATGGAAATGGTACTGGCAGAAGGGATCGCCGTACGCTTCTGGTCACTACAAAAAGTGATCGACAATATTCACCGTGCCGCCGATCGCCAGAAAATTCTGTTGGTCTGCAAATCGCCTGCAGATTTCTTACGTCTGGTTGAAGGCGGTGTTCCTGTTAACCGTATCAACGTTGGCAATATGCACTACGCCAACGGCAAGCAACAAATCGCCAAAACGGTTTCTGTAGACGCTGCCGATATTGCAGCGTTCAACGGGCTAAAAACCGCTGGGGTGGAATGCTTCGTTCAGGGCGTTCCAACAGAACCCGCCCAGGACCTCTATAAACTTCTCTGA
- the agaW gene encoding PTS N-acetylgalactosamine transporter subunit IIC, whose translation MEISLLQAFALGILAFIAGLDMFNGLTHMHRPVVLGPLVGLILGDLHTGILTGGTLELVWMGLAPLAGAQPPNVIIGTIVGTTFAITTGVKPEVAVGVAVPFAVAVQMGITFLFSVMSGVMARCDRMAANADTAGIERVNYLALLALGTFYFLCAFLPIYFGAEHAKTAIDVLPTRLIDGLGVAGGIMPAIGFAVLLKIMMKNVYIPYFILGFVAAAWLKLPVLAIAAAALAMALIDFLRKSPEPTAPAAQKEEFEDGI comes from the coding sequence ATGGAAATCAGTCTGTTGCAGGCTTTTGCGTTGGGTATTCTCGCCTTTATTGCAGGCCTGGATATGTTCAACGGGTTAACGCACATGCACCGCCCGGTTGTTCTCGGGCCACTGGTCGGCCTGATTCTGGGCGATCTGCATACCGGTATTTTAACAGGTGGTACGCTGGAACTGGTGTGGATGGGTCTTGCCCCACTAGCGGGAGCTCAACCGCCAAACGTTATTATCGGCACTATCGTGGGAACCACGTTTGCCATAACGACCGGAGTGAAACCCGAAGTTGCCGTAGGTGTGGCGGTACCGTTCGCCGTGGCGGTACAGATGGGGATTACCTTCCTGTTCTCTGTAATGTCAGGAGTGATGGCACGCTGCGATCGCATGGCAGCGAATGCCGATACCGCCGGGATTGAGCGAGTCAACTATCTGGCGTTACTCGCGCTGGGGACCTTCTACTTTTTATGCGCGTTCCTGCCGATTTACTTTGGCGCGGAACATGCCAAAACCGCGATAGATGTTCTGCCGACGCGTCTGATTGACGGCCTGGGTGTGGCCGGCGGCATCATGCCAGCTATCGGCTTCGCCGTACTGCTGAAAATCATGATGAAAAACGTTTATATCCCCTACTTCATTTTGGGCTTTGTAGCCGCAGCCTGGCTCAAACTCCCCGTGCTGGCGATTGCCGCAGCAGCACTGGCAATGGCGCTGATCGATTTTCTGCGTAAATCACCTGAACCTACAGCTCCCGCAGCACAAAAAGAGGAATTCGAAGATGGCATCTAA